Proteins co-encoded in one Malus sylvestris chromosome 7, drMalSylv7.2, whole genome shotgun sequence genomic window:
- the LOC126628759 gene encoding LOW QUALITY PROTEIN: ATP-dependent DNA helicase SRS2-like protein At4g25120 (The sequence of the model RefSeq protein was modified relative to this genomic sequence to represent the inferred CDS: deleted 1 base in 1 codon): MFGASRFTFVLSPFLREPSSLLLWNLPVKETSRETESSAFWFEREREEREREMLCSGRLLAFSFPVNRCCPYKLHSAGCSKFSYSRSPVSTSSSRGRSLAMDSEPDSSSFAPSVDSDPNPAADTNPAEFCIIEGPETVQDFATMELQEIQDNIQSRRNKIFLHMEEVRRLRIQQRIKRTELGAVNEDQENELPSFPSFIPFLPPLSSDNLKQYYAVCYSIIAAFILFGGLIAPSLELKLGIGGTSYKDFIVNMHLPLQLSQVDPIVASFSGGAVGVISALMVVEINNVKQQEHKRCKYCLGTGYLACARCSSTGTLVLTEPVSTVDGGNQPLSLPKTERCSNCSGAGKVMCPTCRCTGMAMASEHDPRIDPFDEKRNAIAWSGRQAESSVGIFEAMSKENVQAYGGGLTAEQRNRISRNFRAAKALIDRKRPRNDAVSPDHHLPHTKICGGNGIQTPVQLNRVQRTHLAELPMNTPPPISASRYNSARGEYGSASCSGSLSISRIESSVSKSDSFITPIRQPHFPTSFSSFSAPGIIGDDDFDESILQEIDALIEQKPSVDIQRDDIGSCGSDVSAASVPPLSSENQTDSVNHGLPNMPDEYSKYLLSLNERQREAACSDISVPLMIVAGPGSGKTATMVGRVLMLLNEGISASNILAMTFTTAAASEMRDRIGSVTGKATAKLLTISTFHSFSLQLCRSHAEKLERTPEFLIYGHGQQRRAIIEAVRLSEDEKSKTNLNVAIDGEESNGVTSPHHFKDASKKWLKFVTQAKASGKTPVECRRMDDVTGGEILRNYNDILKSCNALDYHDLISCSVKLLSDFPEVLKECQESWKAIVIDEFQDTSAMQYSLLRILASHNHITIVGDDDQSIFSFNGADISGFDSFRKDFSNYKEIRLNKNYRSTRYIVEAASSVIKNNKKRCQLKNVDTDNSSGSKVIIKESHNEDAQCAFVVDKILETASKRSEAGCSYGNIAILYRRQVSGKVFQTALRERKIPFNVHGVAVYRKKVVRAIVAMIKTTLPGCDDGSYRQVFKALLPFEKEEKKKVIDYIDKISTHRKCSFISAACDIFSAKISGTLKRTQLTQGRKVLLTLEMISKLVLREQSISAVITSVANLVPQKYLLEQRAVVDVDGGKLLNEDSDVRSVLQYLLDDVSDFLSTHFVVGEGEREVIAEEKGCVNLLKAFIDYISERENENFRSRRHDNQSSVTLTTIHQSKGLEWDVVFIIKVNESEIPLLHEFNGVAKENGTSIEEERRLLYVAMTRARKKLFILYVTMDSSWQMLQPSRFLKEIPNHLREVQADVSTVGLQSKHHDTSKETIPSTDDPKPNLLPSEVVMVQNDLHHSKFDDASAELMEFGEENHGNGFLKRFGVEERSIISHLFNDWAKKQAFQDPKRLLDKVGFVIDERIRAKNYKHKDGLRSLKSCLKDEDAFHYAQYVLRWQKIPADQRAHLMREKQEHFQKLRIENSMGSSEPTPKQISYLQSLGCTVAPTSRLHASRLIEQYKSL, from the exons ATTTTGTATCATAGAGGGGCCTGAAACAGTGCAGGACTTTGCCACAATGGAGCTGCAGGAAATTCAGGATAATATTCAGAGTCGGCGCAACAAAATTTTCTTGCATATGGAGGAG GTTCGCAGGCTGAGGATACAACAGCGGATTAAACGCACAGAGCTTGGAGCGGTAAATGAAGATCAAGAAAATGAACTTCCTAGTTTTCCATCATTCATTCCCTTTTTGCCTCCCCTG AGTTCAGACAACCTTAAGCAGTATTATGCTGTTTGTTATTCAATTATTGCGGCGTTTATCCTTTTTGGTGGCCTCATAGCACCCTCC TTGGAGTTGAAGCTGGGAATAGGAGGCACATCGTATAAAGACTTTATAGTAAATATGCATCTGCCGTTGCAGTTGAG TCAAGTTGATCCCATCGTAGCGTCGTTCTCTGGAGGAGCAGTTGGAGTGATCTCAGCATTGATGGTAGTTGAAATAAACAATGTGAAACAACAGGAGCATAAACGATGCAAATATTGTCTTGGAACTG GATATCTTGCTTGTGCTCGTTGCTCCAGCACTGGAACCCTTGTTCTTACAGAACCAGTATCAACAGTTGATGGTGGAAACCAGCCCCTATCACTGCCAAAGACTGAAAGATGTTCAAATTGCTCAGGAGCGGGAAAG GTAATGTGCCCTACATGCCGTTGCACTGGAATGGCGATGGCAAGTGAACACGACCCTCGGATCGATCCCTTTGATGAGAAGCGCAACGCCATCG CCTGGTCAGGCCGTCAGGCCGAATCTTCCGTCGGAATCTTCGAAGCAATGTCCAAGGAAAACGTTCAGGCGTACGGCGGAGGGCTCACGGCGGAACAAAGAAACCGCATCTCTCGAAATTTCAGAGCCGCCAAGGCCCTCATTGATCGCAAACGCCCCCGCAACGACGCCGTTTCACCTGATCATCACCTCCCTCATACCAA AATTTGTGGCGGAAATGGAATCCAAACACCAGTTCAGCTCAATAGAGTTCAAAGAACTCATCTTGCCGAGCTACCAATGAACACACCGCCTCCGATTTCCGCAAGCCGGTACAATTCAGCGCGTGGTGAATATGGCAGTGCTTCTTGTTCCGGGAGCTTAAGCATTAGCCGGATTGAATCAAGCGTGTCAAAATCGGATTCCTTCATAACTCCAATCAGACAACCGCATTTTCCGACTTCATTCAGTTCTTTCTCTGCGCCTGGAATTATCGGCGATGATGATTTCGATGAGAGTATTTTGCAGGAAATTGACGCTTTAATCGAGCAGAAACCGAGTGTGGACATTCAGCGTGATGATATTGGGAGTTGTGGTAGTGATGTTAGTGCCGCATCAGTGCCGCCtttgagtagtgaaaaccaAACAGATTCTGTTAACCATGGATTGCCTAACATGCCGGATGAGTATTCGAAGTATTTGCTTTCTCTCAACGAAAGGCAGCGGGAGGCAGCTTGCAGCGATATTTCAGTACCTTTGATGATTGTTGCTGGCCCTGGAAGTGGAAAGACTGCAACGATGGTTGGGCGCGTTCTAATGCTGCTCAATGAG GGCATTAGCGCGTCGAACATTCTAGCAATGACTTTCACTACAGCAGCAGCTTCCGAGATGAGAGATCGAATTGGATCCGTGACTGGGAAAGCAACAGCAAAACTACTAACAATCAgtacatttcattcattttcatTGCAACTTTGCCGATCACATGCTGAGAA ACTCGAGCGCACACCAGAATTTTTGATATATGGACATGGGCAACAGAGAAGAGCAATCATTGAAGCTGTGCGGTTATCAGAAGATGAAAAGAGTAAAACGAATCTTAATGTTGCTATAGATGGGGAAGAGTCTAACGGCGTAACATCTCCACATCATTTTAAAGATGCATCAAAGAAATGGCTGAAGTTTGTGACACAG GCAAAAGCTTCTGGAAAGACTCCCGTTGAATGCCGAAGAATGGATGATGTGACAGGA GGTGAAATTCTCAGGAATTACAATGATATCTTGAAATCATGCAACGCTTTGGATTACCACGACTTAATTAGCTGCTCCGTGAAGCTGCTAAGTGATTTTCCTGAAG TGTTGAAGGAGTGCCAGGAGTCATGGAAAGCTATTGTAATAGACGAGTTTCAAGACACAAGTGCTATGCAATATAGTCTTTTGCGGATTCTCGCCTCTCATAACCACATAACCATTGTTGGTGATGATGATCAG TCCATTTTCAGTTTCAATGGGGCGGACATTTCTGGATTTGATTCTTTTCGTAAAGATTTTTCAAATTACAAAGAG ATTAGGCTTAATAAAAACTATCGGTCCACACGCTATATTGTGGAAGCTGCATCTTCtgttataaaaaacaataagaagCGATGCCAACTAAAGAATGTTGACACCGACAATTCTTCTGGGTCTAAG GTAATTATCAAGGAAAGTCACAATGAGGATGCACAATGCGCCTTTGTTGTCGACAAGATCTTGGAGACTGCATCTAAACGGTCAGAAGCTGGGTGCTCCTATGGAAATATAGCAATCCTTTACCGGAGGCAG GTATCAGGAAAAGTCTTCCAGACAGCCTTGCGTGAAAGGAAAATACCATTTAATGTTCATGGGGTGGCAGTTTATAGGAAGAAG GTAGTTAGAGCCATTGTTGCTATGATTAAAACGACTTTGCCTGGTTGTGATGATGGATCATATAGGCAAGTCTTCAAGGCTCTACTTCCTTTtgagaaagaggaaaagaagaaG gTGATCGATTATATTGACAAAATTTCAACTCACAGAAAATGCAGCTTCATATCAGCTGCTTGTGACATCTTTAGTGCAAAAATTTCTGGTACCTTGAAgag GACTCAGCTTACCCAAGGACGCAAGGTGCTGTTAACACTAGAGATGATTTCAAAACTTGTTCTCAGG GAACAATCGATTTCAGCTGTCATAACCTCAGTTGCGAATCTGGTACCACAG AAGTACCTTCTTGAGCAACGTGCAGTTGTTGATGTAGATGGAGGAAAACTGTTGAATGAAGACAGTGACGTGAGATCT GTTCTTCAGTACCTACTAGACGACGTATCTGATTTCTTATCAACTCATTTTGTTGTgggagaaggggagagagaagTCATAGCAGAAGAAAAAGGTTGCGTTAATTTACTCAAAGCTTTCATCGACTACATATCTGAGCGGGAGAATGAAAATTTTCGCTCCCGAAGACATGACAACCAAAGTTCTGTCACTTTGACTACTATTCATCAG TCAAAGGGTTTAGAGTGGGATGTAGTTTTCATAATTAAG GTAAATGAATCTGAGATCCCGTTGTTGCATGAATTCAATGGCGTTGCAAAAGAAAATGGGACCTCCATTGAG GAGGAAAGACGCCTATTATATGTTGCAATGACTCGTGCTCGAAAAAAGCTTTTCATTCTTTACGTTACGATGGATTCCAGTTGGCAG ATGCTTCAACCTTCACGATTTCTCAAAGAAATTCCAAATCATCTACGAGAAGTCCAG gctGACGTAAGTACAGTAGGCTTACAATCAAAGCATCATGACACTTCAAAAGAAACTATTCCGTCGACAGatgatcccaaaccaaacctcCTACCTTCTGAAGTTGTTATGGTGCAAAATGATCTCCATCatagtaaatttgatgatgcttcTGCAGAATTGATGGAATTTGGGGAGGAAAACCATGGAAATGGTTTCTTAAAGAG ATTTGGTGTGGAGGAGAGATCGATTATCTCGCACTTATTTAATGACTGGGCTAAGAAACAAGCATTTCAAGATCCTAAGAGATTACTTGACAAG GTCGGTTTTGTAATAGATGAACGCATACGAGCtaagaactacaagcacaag GACGGTTTGCGCTCACTCAAATCTTGCTTGAAAGATGAAGATGCATTTCATTATGCCCAATAT GTTTTGAGATGGCAGAAAATACCTGCAGATCAACGTGCTCATTTGATGAGGGAGAAACAG GAGCATTTCCAGAAGTTACGGATTGAGAACTCAATGGGTTCATCCGAACCAACACCGAAACAG ATTTCTTATCTGCAAAGTTTGGGCTGCACCGTGGCTCCTACGTCGCGCCTCCATGCTTCTCGTTTGATCGAGCAGTACAAGTCATTGTGA
- the LOC126628765 gene encoding uncharacterized protein LOC126628765: protein MEALIASYGDSSSGSDSESPAPPPPPPPELNTPQEPTPALPPPPPSLLDSPNSFGFLDFSASAQPSRVRNFPHVEGNYAVHVYIPVYIPSASRKEMALFLNKLASLVPGFHAVDVDVPLDILRMDEHKLEQVALSREFHISLGRTVPIRVHQIDSLVTMLRQKLQIQRRYWIDFSKWEVFVNDDQTRTFVSIEVIAAGLAEITKQIQAVNEVYKLHNLPEFYKDPRPHISVAWALGDISNFLKKVVEEERRRSTIGGSIQKCIFTCKFNGIECRIGNKTHKICKFSEQ, encoded by the exons ATGGAGGCCCTGATTGCCTCGTACGGAGACTCGTCGTCGGGCTCAGACTCCGAGTCGCCGGctccacctccaccaccacctccgGAGCTCAACACCCCTCAAGAACCGACCCCTGCGCTGCCTCCACCTCCTCCGTCACTTCTCGACAGCCCCAATTCCTTCG GATTTCTGGACTTCTCGGCAAGCGCCCAGCCGAGCAGAGTTAGGAACTTTCCTCACGTCGAAGGGAACTACGCAGTACATGTATACATCCCAG TTTACATACCATCAGCATCAAGGAAAGAGATGGCCTTGTTTTTGAACAAGCTAGCTTCTCTGGTGCCTGGTTTCCATGCCGTTGACGTCGACGTCCCGCTTGACATTCTGCGTATGGACGAGCATAAGCTTGAACAAGTTGCTTTAAGCAGAGAGTTCCATATAAGTCTCGGACGAACTGTTCCGATTCGGGTGCACCAGATTGATTCCTTGGTGACAATGCTGCGGCAGAAGCTTCAGATTCAGAGGCG GTATTGGATTGATTTTAGCaagtgggaggtttttgttAACGATGATCAGACCCGGACCTTTGTATCGATCGAAGTCATTGCTGCTGGGTTAGCTGAG ATAACAAAGCAGATTCAAGCTGTGAATGAGGTGTATAAGCTTCACAATCTTCCTGAATTTTACAAG GATCCGCGCCCTCACATCTCGGTAGCTTGGGCATTGGGTGACATCAGCAATTTCCTGAAGAAAGTGGTTGAAGAAGAAAGACGAAGATCTACCATCGGAGGATCGATACAGAAATGTATTTTTACCTGTAAATTCAATGGTATCGAATGTAGGATTGGTAATAAAACACACAAAATATGTAAATTTTCTGAACAATAA